The nucleotide sequence GCCCCGTGTGCTGCTCGTGGACGACGCGATCGTGGCGGTGGCCGGTGACACGGCGTTCTCGGTGAGCCCGGACGAGCCGAAGGCCCGGCCGTCCACGTCCGCCGCCGGGGACTGAGCGCCGCCGCCGGAGGCCGAGCGGCCGTCGTCTCGCCCCCTTGGCCGGTTACCGCCCGAGAACAGCCGACCTTCACAAGGTGAACTCGCCCCTCCCGCACGGACTTTCTCCGCTTTAACTCTTGACGGCCGCAGCGTCGGAGCGCACATTGACCGCACGCTCTTCTTGAGAGCGCTCTCAGGACGGGACTCCACGGAGCGCTCCCCCCACCCGCACATTTCACTCCGTACACCCGAAGAGGCCGCTATGAGTGAAACCTCCGGCATACCCATCAGACGCCGCCGCCCCCTCAGGCGCGCGTTCCTCGCCATGGCCGGCGCGTTGGCGCTGGCCACGGCCTGGGCGACGACCGCGCAGGGTGCCGCCCCCACACCGCCCGCCGGCTGGACCCAGGTCTTCGTCGACGACTTCAACGGCAGCGCAGGCACCGGTGTCAACACCTCCAACTGGCAGTACGCGACCGGGACTTCATACCCCGGGGGCCCCGCCAACTGGGGCACCGGCGAGGTCGAGACGATGACGAACAGCACCACCAACGTCTCCCTCGACGGCAGCGGCAACCTGCGCATCACCCCGGTCCGCGACTCGGCGGGCAGATGGACCTCGGGCCGGATCGAGACCAACCGCACCGACTTCCAGCCCCCGGCGGGCGGCAAGCTGCGGGTCGAGTCCCGGCTCCAGATGCCGAACGTCACCGGGACGGCCGCCGAGGGCTACTGGCCGGCGTTCTGGATGCTGGGCGCCCCCTACCGGGGCAACTACCAGAACTGGCCCAGCGTCGGCGAGCTGGACATCATGGAGAACGTCCAGGGCCGCAACCAGGTGTGGGCCACGATCCACTGCGGCACCAACCCCGGCGGCCCGTGCAACGAGACGACCGGCATCGGCAACTCCACCACGTGCCCCAACACGACCTGCCAGTCCGGCTTCCACACGTACACCATGGAGTGGGACCGCTCGGTGACCCCCGAGACGATCCGGTTCTCCGTCGACGGCACCCAGTTCCATTCGGTCAACGCGAACCAGGTCGACGCGACGACCTGGTCCAACGCCACCAACCACGGGTTCTTCGTCATCCTGAACGTGGCGATGGGCGGCGCCTTCCCGGACGCGTTCGGCGGGGGCCTGGACGGCGACACCCGGTCCGGTGTCCCGATGGTCGTCGACTACGTGCAGGTGCTGTCGGCGAGCGGGGGCACCACCACTCCGCCGCCGACGGGCACCCGGGACGCGTACAGCGCCATCCAGGCCGAGTCGTACAACGGTCAGAGCGGCACCCTCACCGAGACCACGACCGACACCGGCGGCGGCCAGAACATCGGCTCGCTCGCCAACGGCGACTGGGCTCTGTTCCAGAACGTCAACTTCGGTTCCACGGCCGCCACCCAGTTCGTCGCCCGGGTGGCCTCCGGCGCCAACTCCGGGGTGAGCGGGCTGGTCGAGGTCAGACTCGACAGCCGTACCAGCACACCGGTCGGCAGTTTCTCGATCGCCAACACCGGGGGCTGGCAGTCCTGGCGGACGGTGCCCGCGAACATCAGTGGGATCACCGGCACCCATGACGTCTATCTGACCTTCACGAGCGGCCAGTCGCAGGACTTCGTGAACGTGAACTGGTTCAACTTCGGCCGCTGAGCGGCAGGTCGGCCTGGGCGAAGAGGGGCTCCGCGCACCGGCGCGGAGCCCCTCGGCCATGCTTGCCCGGCGAGGTCACCGCATCTCCGTCCGGAACGCCACCGGTGCGGGTCCCCGTGTGCAGCTGGAAGAACGTGGAGAAGTCGGCGGTGGTGTCACCGGGCCGGCGCTCCGCCTCGGCCGAACCGGCGGCGAGGTGGGCGAGGTGGGCGAGGCGCAGCGGGAAAGCCCCGTTGTAGAGGGCGCAGTGATCCCGCAGCATCTCGGCCTGTGCCTGTGCCTGCGCCTGCGCCTGACGGACGGTGGGCCGCAGGAGGAACTTGTACGCACGGATCACCTCGGCCCGCCCCCCTCCGGTCGAGTCCACCCGACCCAATTACGCTTGGTGTATGTCACCGCGCTAAACGGCCGGCCTGGCCGTCACCCCGCAGACGCAGAGAGCTCCGGCGCTTCGCGCCTCCGGGCCGAAGATCGCATTCCCGCCCTGCCTGAAGGGCGGGATTCCCTGCGAAGGCGAAAGGGGCGATGCCGTCGGTGGAGTGGTTCGAGGAACAGCCGCGCGAATACCGCGAGAGCGTGCTGCCGCCGTCTGTGAGGGCCCGCGTGGCGGTCGAGGCGGGGATCGGCCTGACCTGGTACCGCTACGTCGGTGACCACGACCGCATCGTCTCCCTCGATCACTTCGGCGTCTCCGCCGACGCGAAGACCCTGTTGGCCGCGTACGGGGCTTCGCCCCCGAGAACGTCGTCACCGCCGCGAGGGAATCCCGCACCGCGGTCCGCGGTTGATGCGAGCGCCTGAAGGAAGATGATCACTGTGACCACCGAATACGGGAACCAGCTCGCCGACCTCGCCGTGCGCGGGGTGACGGTCGACGAGGACGTACGGATGATGACGACCGCCGGCGTATGCGCCGACGACGACGTCCCGCGCCCGGTGTACGACGCGACGGCGGGGCGGCGGCCGGGTCTCCATCGAGGTCGGCCCCCGGCCGACCCACGACACCGCGGCGACGGTCGCCGAGGCCAAGCGGCTCGCGCGGCTCGTGGACCGGCCGAACCAGGTCGTGGGTCTGCTGGAGAGCGAGGGCGTCTCCACGTTCGTTGCGGCGTGGCAGAACCTGTGGGGCATGGTGGCGAAATCCTTGAACAGCATGGGAGTTGATGGGCAATGACCGCAGAGTGGCTCAACCCGCTCCGGGACGCCGACGACCGCCGGCTCCCCCTGATCGCGGGCCCGTCCGGGCTCGTCATCTTCGGGGTGACCGGTGACCTGTCCCGCAAGAAGCTGATGCCGGCCGTGTACGACCTGGCCAACCGGGGTCTGCTGCCGCCGGGCTTCTCGCTCGTGGGGTTCGCGCGCCGGGACTGGGAGGACGAGGACTTCGCGCAGATCGTGCACGACGCCGTCCGTGAGCACGCCCGCACCGAGTTCCGTGAGGAGGTCTGGCAGCAACTGGCCGAGGGGATGCGGTTCATCCCGGGTGACTTCGATGACGACGAGGCGTTCAAGCGGCTTCGCAAAGCCGTCGAGGAGCTCGACAGCTCCCGCGGCACGGGCGGCAATTTCGCGTTCTATCTCTCCGTGCCGCCGAAGATGTTCCCGAAGGTCGTCAAACAGCTCAAGAAGCACGGGCTCGCCAGTCCGCCCGAGGGGTCCTGGCGGCGCGCGGTCATCGAGAAGCCGTTCGGCCACGACCTGGCCAGCGCCCGGGACCTGAACACGGTCCTGCACGATGTGTTCGACCCCGAGCAGGTCTTCCGCATCGACCACTACCTGGGCAAGGAGACCGTCCAGAACATCCTGGCGCTCCGCTTCGCCAACCAGATGTACGAGCCCATCTGGAACCGGAGTTACGTCGACCACGTACAGATCACGATGGCCGAGGACATCGGCATCGGCGGTCGCGCCGGGTACTACGACGGCATCGGCTCGGCCCGTGACGTCATCCAGAACCATCTCCTCCAACTGCTGGCCCTGACCGCCATGGAGGAACCGGCGGCGTTCGACGCCGAGTCGCTGCTGGCCGAGAAGCTGAAGGCGCTCAAGGCCGTGCGGCTGCCGGACGATCTGGGTCTGCACACCGTGCGCGGCCAGTACGCGGCCGGCTGGCAGGGCGGCGAGCAGGTGCCCGGCTATCTGGAGGAGGACGGCATCGACCGCTCCTCGACGACGGACACGTACGCGGCGGTCAAGCTGGGCGTGGACAACCGCCGCTGGGCGGGGGTCCCTTTCTACCTGCGGACGGGCAAGCGGCTCGGCCGCCGAGTGACGGAGATCGCGGTCGTCTTCCAGCGCGCCCCGCACTCCCCGTTCGACTCCACGGCCACCGAGGAGCTGGGCCAGAACGCGATCGTCGTCCGGGTGCAGCCGGACGAGGGGATGACCGTGCGCTTCGGTTCCAAGGTGCCGGGTACCTCGATGGAGATCCGGGACGTCACCATGGACTTCGCGTACGGCGAGTCGTTCACCGAGTCCAGCCCGGAGGCATACGAACGGCTGATCCTGGATGTGCTGCTCGGCGACGCCAACCTCTTCCCCCGCCACCAGGAGGTGGAGGAGTCCTGGAAGATCCTCGACCCGATCGAGGAGTACTGGGCCAAGCACGGCAGGCCGGCGCAGTACCCCTCGGGCAGCTGGGGCCCCGGGGAAGCGGACGAGATGCTCGCACGAGACGGACGGAGCTGGCGCAGGCCATGAAATTCGACCTGACTGACACCACGGCAAGTAAGATCAACAAGGCTCTGGTGAAGGGCCGCAGGGCCATCGGCACGCCCGCCGTGGGCATGGTCCTCACGATGGTGATCGTGACGGACGAGGAGAACGCGTACGACTCGATCAGGGCGGCCGAGGAGGCCTCGCACGAGCACCCCTCGCGCACCCTGGTCGTCATCAAGCGGCACGCCCGCACCCCGAAGGACCGCACCAAGTCGCACCTGGACGCCGAGGTACGGGTCGGCGCCGACGCGGGCACCGGCGAGACGGTCGTGCTGCGGACGTACGGCGAGGTCTCCGACCACGCCGACTCCGTGGTCCTGCCGCTGCTGCTGCCGGACGCGCCGGTGGTGGTGTGGTGGCCGGTGGACGCGCCGGAGAACCCTGCGAAGGACCCGCTGGGCGCGCTCGCCCAGCGCCGGATCACCGACATGTACGCCGTGGAGAACCCGCTCGCCGCGCTCGAACAGCGGGGCGCCTCCTACACCCCCGGCGACACCGACCTCGCCTGGACCCGGCTGACGCCGTGGCGTTCGATGCTGGCGGCCGCCCTCGACCAGGCCAAGGAGACCATCACCTCGGCCGCCGTCGAGAGCGAGGCCGACAACCCGAGCGCCGAACTGCTGGCCCGCTGGCTGGAGGCCCGGCTCGGTGTGTCCGTCGAGCGCGTGCTGACCGCCGGGCCGGTCGTGACGGGTGTGCGCCTCGGCACCGCGAAGGGCGACGTCGTCATCGACCGCCCCGAGGGCCCGCTCGCCACGCTCACCCTGCCGGGCCAGCCGTCCCGCACCCTCGCCCTGAAGGTGCGCCCCACCTCCGAGCTGATCGCCGAGGAGCTGCGGCGCCTCGACGCCGACGAGATGTACGCCGTCGCCCTGCGCGGCGGCGAGAACACCGATGACAAGTCCCTTCGAAACGTCCGTGACACTCAGGGAGACGTGAACTGACATGACAGCCATGCAGCTGGGCCTGATCGGTCTCGGCAAGATGGGCGGCAACATGCGCGAGCGGATCCGCCGCGCCGGTCACACCGTCGTCGGCTACGACCGCAACCCCGACGTCTCCGACGTGGGCAGCCTGGCCGAACTGGTCGAGCGCCTCGACGGCCCGCGCACGATCTGGGTGATGGTGCCCGCGGGCGGCGCCACCCAGTCCGTCGTCGACGAGCTGGCGGGGCTGCTGTCGCCCGGCGACATCGTCGTCGACGGCGGCAACTCCCGCTGGACGGACGACGAGAAGCACGCGGCCGAGCTGGGCGCGAAGGGCATCGGCTTCGTCGACGCCGGTGTCTCCGGGGGCGTGTGGGGCCTTGAGAACGGCTACGCCCTGATGGTCGGCGGCGACAAGGAGCACGTCGAGCGGCTCCAGCCGATCTTCGAGGCGCTCAAGCCGGAGGGGCCGTACGGCTACGTCCACGCCGGCAAGGTCGGTGCCGGGCACTTCTCCAAGATGGTCCACAACGGCATCGAGTACGCCATGATGCAGGCGTACGCGGAGGGCTGGGAGCTGCTGGAGAAGGTCGACTCGGTGACCAGCGTCCGCGAGGTGTTCCGCTCCTGGCAGGACGGGACCGTCATCCGCTCCTGGCTGCTGGACCTCGCCGTCAACGCGCTCGACCAGGACGAGCACCTGGAGAAGCTGCGCGGCTTCGCCGAGGACTCCGGTGAGGGACGGTGGACCGTCGAGGCCGCCATCGACCACGCGGTGCCGCTGCCGGCGATCACCGCGTCGTTGTTCACGCGGTTCGCTTCGCGGCAGGACGACTCGCCCCAGATGAAGATGATCGCCGCGCTGCGGAACCAGTTCGGCGGGCACGCGGTCGAGTCGACGAAGTAGGCGACGGAGTACGGCAGTTCCCCGCGTCCCTCCCTCTGGGGCGCGGGGCCCCTTCTCGGTGACGTCTGCGGGACGGAATGCGATATTCACCCGCATTATCATCAGATGTACACATGGCGTGAACTGTCGCTGTGACGGAACCCCGCCGCCGGTAGCGTGCGACCCCTGTCCCGTACGCACGTCGCATGCATCCCGTGTGCCTCTGTACGAAGGAAACGCCGATGGCCGAGACCGGGCAGCACGATCAGCGGTACGAGCGGTACGCGGGTGGCAGCCCCGAGGCCGAGCGGCTCGTGTTCGAGCGGTTGGCGCGGGAGTTGATGGCGGTCCAGGTCAGGAACCGGCGGGCCGGGGGCGGCGGGATCGCGCGGGCGTTCCACGCGAAGGCCCCGTTGGGTGTGGAGAACGCGCGGCTGCGGTTCCACGACGATCTGCCGGTGGCGTTGCGGGTCGGTTTCGCGCAGCCGGGTGCCGACTATCCGGCGGTGGTCCGGCTGTCCAACGCGAGCGGCATCCGGCAGGGCGACGGCTCGCCGGATCTCCGGGGCGCGGCGGTGCGGGTGCGGGTGACGGACGAGGTGAGCCATGACCTGCTGGCCACCAGCCACCCCGTGTCGCACGCGAGCGACGCCCAGGAGTTCGTGGCGTTCGCCAAGGCCATGGCGGGGGCCCGGAGTCCGCTGCGCAAGGCGCTCGGGCTGTTCGTGAAACTGCCGTTGGCGGTGGGGCCGGGGACGGCGACGCGGATGCGGCGCAATGTCCGGGACGCCACCCGCCGTACCGTCAACTCCCTCGCGAACGAGACCTATTGGAGTCGCGGGGCCATGCTGTGGGGCGAGGCCGGGCCCGTGCGGTATCTGTTGCGGCCCGCGCCCGGTACGCCGACGGCGGCCGAGCCCGACCTTCGGGACCCGGACTTTCTGCACCGCGAACTGGCGCGACGGCTGGGGCAGGCGGACATCGCGTTCGACCTGTGTGTGCAGCGGTACGTGGACGAGCGGCGCACACCGGTCGAGGACGCGGCGGTGGAGTGGAAGGACGCGGTGGCACCGGCGGTGCCGATCGCCCGACTCACCGTCCCCGCCCAGGAACTGGACGGCGCCGAGGCGCGGGCGGCCGCTCGGCGTATCGAGGATCTGACCTTCAACCCCTGGTACACGACCGACTCGTTCCGGCCACTGGGCAATATCAACCGGGCGCGGAAGGCGGCGTACCGGGCAAGTGGCGCACACCGGCTCGGGCAGCGCTTCGCCACCGCGGAACCCTTGCGCAACAGGCTGCTCGGCCGTCTCGTGGGTCCCGTCTTCCGGCTGCTGAACCGTGCCGTGCCGTGGCACCGGCTGCCGTTGTCGCCGAGCCTGCTGAACCTGATGTTCCTGCGGAAGGTGTTGCGCAGGCTGAATCTGATCGACACCGAGGTGCGTGAGGCGCCGCCGAAGGCCCAGCCCGTGCCGGAGCCGGTCCCGGAGCGGCTGCGCACGGAGCGGTCGTACGACGGCACGTACAACGATCTGTCGGAGCCGGGGATGGGCGCGGTGGGTGCCGCCTTCGGGCGGAACCTGACGCCGGACTACCGGCCGGATCTCTTCGACACCCCGAACCCGGTGACGGTCAGCAGGCAGTTGCTGTACCGGGAGAGCTTCGTGCCGGCGACCTCGCTCAATGTGCTGGCGGCTGCGTGGATCCAGTTCCAGGTGCACGACTGGGTGAACCACCGGCGGTACAGGACCGGTGACCGCGGTGTGGAGGTGCCGCTGCCGCCCGACTTCGAGGGGGACTGGCGGAACGTGCCGGGCGGGCCGACGGAACGGGTGATGCGGTTCGCGGAGAACGAGGGCATCGAGGCGCCCGGCCGCCCGCCGATCCTGTTCGCCAACTCCGCCTCGCACTGGTGGGACGGCTCCGAGGTGTACGGCGAGAACGAGAAGACCGCCCGCTTCCTGCGCGAGCCGGGCGGGGGCGCGAGACTCCGCCTGGAGGACGGCCATTTGCCGGGCGGGCCGAACGGCGTGCCGCTCACCGGGTTCAACGAGAGCTGGTGGATGGGGCTCAGCGCGATGCACACGCTGTTCGCGCGGGAGCACAACGCGGTGTGCGACGCGCTGCGCGCCGAGTATCCGTCGATGAGCGAGGAGAAGATCTACCACACGGCCCGGCTCGTGGTGTCCGCGCTGATCGCG is from Streptomyces sp. NBC_01314 and encodes:
- a CDS encoding glycoside hydrolase family 16 protein, with translation MSETSGIPIRRRRPLRRAFLAMAGALALATAWATTAQGAAPTPPAGWTQVFVDDFNGSAGTGVNTSNWQYATGTSYPGGPANWGTGEVETMTNSTTNVSLDGSGNLRITPVRDSAGRWTSGRIETNRTDFQPPAGGKLRVESRLQMPNVTGTAAEGYWPAFWMLGAPYRGNYQNWPSVGELDIMENVQGRNQVWATIHCGTNPGGPCNETTGIGNSTTCPNTTCQSGFHTYTMEWDRSVTPETIRFSVDGTQFHSVNANQVDATTWSNATNHGFFVILNVAMGGAFPDAFGGGLDGDTRSGVPMVVDYVQVLSASGGTTTPPPTGTRDAYSAIQAESYNGQSGTLTETTTDTGGGQNIGSLANGDWALFQNVNFGSTAATQFVARVASGANSGVSGLVEVRLDSRTSTPVGSFSIANTGGWQSWRTVPANISGITGTHDVYLTFTSGQSQDFVNVNWFNFGR
- the zwf gene encoding glucose-6-phosphate dehydrogenase yields the protein MTAEWLNPLRDADDRRLPLIAGPSGLVIFGVTGDLSRKKLMPAVYDLANRGLLPPGFSLVGFARRDWEDEDFAQIVHDAVREHARTEFREEVWQQLAEGMRFIPGDFDDDEAFKRLRKAVEELDSSRGTGGNFAFYLSVPPKMFPKVVKQLKKHGLASPPEGSWRRAVIEKPFGHDLASARDLNTVLHDVFDPEQVFRIDHYLGKETVQNILALRFANQMYEPIWNRSYVDHVQITMAEDIGIGGRAGYYDGIGSARDVIQNHLLQLLALTAMEEPAAFDAESLLAEKLKALKAVRLPDDLGLHTVRGQYAAGWQGGEQVPGYLEEDGIDRSSTTDTYAAVKLGVDNRRWAGVPFYLRTGKRLGRRVTEIAVVFQRAPHSPFDSTATEELGQNAIVVRVQPDEGMTVRFGSKVPGTSMEIRDVTMDFAYGESFTESSPEAYERLILDVLLGDANLFPRHQEVEESWKILDPIEEYWAKHGRPAQYPSGSWGPGEADEMLARDGRSWRRP
- the opcA gene encoding glucose-6-phosphate dehydrogenase assembly protein OpcA codes for the protein MKFDLTDTTASKINKALVKGRRAIGTPAVGMVLTMVIVTDEENAYDSIRAAEEASHEHPSRTLVVIKRHARTPKDRTKSHLDAEVRVGADAGTGETVVLRTYGEVSDHADSVVLPLLLPDAPVVVWWPVDAPENPAKDPLGALAQRRITDMYAVENPLAALEQRGASYTPGDTDLAWTRLTPWRSMLAAALDQAKETITSAAVESEADNPSAELLARWLEARLGVSVERVLTAGPVVTGVRLGTAKGDVVIDRPEGPLATLTLPGQPSRTLALKVRPTSELIAEELRRLDADEMYAVALRGGENTDDKSLRNVRDTQGDVN
- the gnd gene encoding phosphogluconate dehydrogenase (NAD(+)-dependent, decarboxylating), translated to MQLGLIGLGKMGGNMRERIRRAGHTVVGYDRNPDVSDVGSLAELVERLDGPRTIWVMVPAGGATQSVVDELAGLLSPGDIVVDGGNSRWTDDEKHAAELGAKGIGFVDAGVSGGVWGLENGYALMVGGDKEHVERLQPIFEALKPEGPYGYVHAGKVGAGHFSKMVHNGIEYAMMQAYAEGWELLEKVDSVTSVREVFRSWQDGTVIRSWLLDLAVNALDQDEHLEKLRGFAEDSGEGRWTVEAAIDHAVPLPAITASLFTRFASRQDDSPQMKMIAALRNQFGGHAVESTK
- a CDS encoding peroxidase family protein, which encodes MAETGQHDQRYERYAGGSPEAERLVFERLARELMAVQVRNRRAGGGGIARAFHAKAPLGVENARLRFHDDLPVALRVGFAQPGADYPAVVRLSNASGIRQGDGSPDLRGAAVRVRVTDEVSHDLLATSHPVSHASDAQEFVAFAKAMAGARSPLRKALGLFVKLPLAVGPGTATRMRRNVRDATRRTVNSLANETYWSRGAMLWGEAGPVRYLLRPAPGTPTAAEPDLRDPDFLHRELARRLGQADIAFDLCVQRYVDERRTPVEDAAVEWKDAVAPAVPIARLTVPAQELDGAEARAAARRIEDLTFNPWYTTDSFRPLGNINRARKAAYRASGAHRLGQRFATAEPLRNRLLGRLVGPVFRLLNRAVPWHRLPLSPSLLNLMFLRKVLRRLNLIDTEVREAPPKAQPVPEPVPERLRTERSYDGTYNDLSEPGMGAVGAAFGRNLTPDYRPDLFDTPNPVTVSRQLLYRESFVPATSLNVLAAAWIQFQVHDWVNHRRYRTGDRGVEVPLPPDFEGDWRNVPGGPTERVMRFAENEGIEAPGRPPILFANSASHWWDGSEVYGENEKTARFLREPGGGARLRLEDGHLPGGPNGVPLTGFNESWWMGLSAMHTLFAREHNAVCDALRAEYPSMSEEKIYHTARLVVSALIAKIHTVEWTPAILATEAIDLALHTNWSGPPKNWLNQLGLWLFEAHSLTGIPKTLPDHHAAPYSLTEDFTTVYRMHPLIPDDYELREHQFGRRLETVGFMDIQGGAAESQIRKTGLANSLYSFGIAHPGAITLHNFPRSLQRFERDGEIIDLSVVDLVRTRRRGVPRYNDFRAGLHRGRIRSFEELTENPETLARLKDVYRNVDEIDTVVGLFAENPPEGFGFSDTAFRVFILMASRRLQSDRFLTVDYRPEVYTPLGIDWVEKGGMNSVVLRHCPELAPLLPRGASAFAPWRTVHTTGDGGGTSGSGRPATGTSDHGTPTTGTSDTGTSDGGSP